The following proteins are encoded in a genomic region of Liolophura sinensis isolate JHLJ2023 chromosome 7, CUHK_Ljap_v2, whole genome shotgun sequence:
- the LOC135471797 gene encoding nucleoredoxin-like protein 2 yields MMLFVLTVARWLSLSQLVFKPFQHCYIMELFTDVALLSKSPPSDTALTEAEEANEKTCSITDCKQLENKIVALFFSASWCPACQEFTPLLTQMYDELIRRNAPFEIVAVPFDRTKESCDRFFVQESGDWLTVQFDDSIIGTLKEKYCVNVIPKLIVLRPSGEVITPTGRKDVQDKGIIAFRSWLKSTNLSNSLSFL; encoded by the exons ATGATGCTCTTTGTACTAACAGTTGCCAGGTGGCTATCACTATCACAACTTGTTTTTAAAC CTTTCCAACATTGCTATATTATGGAGTTGTTCACAGATGTAGCACTGTTGTCAAAATCACCTCCCTCAGACACAGCATTGACAGAAGCTGAAGAAGCTAATGAAAAAACTTGTAGTATCACAGACTGTAAACAACTTGAGAACAAAATAGTGGCATTGTTTTTTAGTGCCAGCTGGTGTCCAGCCTGTCAAGAGTTTACTCCCTTGTTAACACAGATGTATGATGAACTCATTAGAAGAAATGCTCCATTTGAGATAGTAGCTGTTCCTTTTGACCGAACAAAAGAATCTTGTGACAGATTTTTTGTACAGGAAAGTGGAGATTGGTTAACCGTTCAGTTTGATGACTCCATAATAGG gactCTCAAAGAAAAATACTGTGTTAATGTTATACCAAAACTTATTGTGCTTCGTCCAAGTGGAGAAGTCATCACACCCACAGGAAGAAAAGATGTGCAAGACAAAGGAATTATTGCTTTTCGAAGCTGGTTGAAGTCAACAAACTTGTCCAATTCTTTAAGttttttgtaa